A window of Exiguobacterium sp. FSL W8-0210 genomic DNA:
TCTGGCGGATACGATGAACGGCAATTCTCGAGACGTTCAATCACTGTGCCCATTACCTTTTCATATAGTTCATGCTCGACTTGTGTCATTTGAATCAACGCATCAGACGACATGTTCGATCGTTTCCGCTTCCACCACAGTTTACGAATCGGTTGGACGATTTGGAAACGCGAATCCTTGCCGATCGCCTTACGGCGATTTTCGATTGAGCGGAAAACGTCCTTCTTCAACAGATCCGGCACCTTGTGCTCGGCGACGAAGCGTTTCGTTTCTTCCTTCTCCCACTGAACGGCTTCAAGACGTAGGGCTTTTAATTGGTCATTGAACTGGTTTAGTTCTTCCTGACTTTTCTCCTGCGCTCGCAGTAATCGAAGCATGACATGATACTCATTGAGAAGATCAAACGCAACGACTGCATTGTCTTCATCCGTCACTTGCTTAATCTCTGAGATCGCCCGGCGAATCATCCGTTGTTTTTGGGCATTCAGGTCGAGTGCGATCGGTGTCGCCGCTTCTCCCCGGTTCAAGACCGGTAAGAGAATCGTTGCGAGAACGAGTGTATAGATGATGACACCCGCTGCAAGGAAGATGATCAATGAGCGTTCCGGGAAGGCTTCGCCGGACTCCGTCAAGAACGGTAATGACAAGACCCCGACCATCGTGATCGTTCCGCGAACCCCGACCAGTGTCGTAATCAAATCTTGTTTGAAGGACGGTCGACGATGATCGCGGTCCTCTTTTTTAAAGAACCGATGATCGAACCAATTGAAGAACATCGTCCAGACGAGACGGATCGCGAGAATGAATGAACCGATTTCGATGACATATAACATGAGACGCCAGTTGTTGATCGCATCATCTGCAAAAATCTCGCGTGTCGCTTCCGGCAACGTCAAACCAAGCAATAAGAAAATGATCCCGTTTAGCGTATACGCAATCATCGTCCAGATGTTATCCGTCAACGTCTGCTCTTGTGCAAAGAACGTTTCCGTCCGTTCTTTGATCAAGGCATGCAAGATACCACCTGTCACGACGGCGATGACGCCTGACGCGTGAAACCCTTCTTCGGCGATGAAGAAGATGATGAATGGCGTTAAAATTTGCAGCAAGGCATAAAAGACAACATCTTCAATGCCGGCGCGACGCAAGCGAACCTTGAGAAAGTTCATCGCGAGTGAAATCGTCAATCCGATCAATGCTCCGACGATGAACATGTAGAAGAACTCAGTCGTTGCGCTTTGAAGCGAGAAATACCCTGTGACGACAGCAGCGACCGCATAACTGAACGCAACGAGTCCCGATGCGTCATTGATCAGCGATTCTCCACGGACGAGCGTCAGAATCTGTTCTGGAATCTGGACACGTTTCGCAATCCCGTTGACGGCAATCGGATCGGTCGGCGATAAAATCGCAGCTAAAGCAAAGGCAGCAGCGACTGGAATAACTGGAATCAACCAGTTGATGAAGTACCCTCCGACGATCGTCGTCAACAAGACGAGAATGATCGCGTTCCCGAAGATCGCTGTCCGCATCCGCCATAAATCTTCTCGTGGGAAGTGAGAACTATCGTTGTAAAGTAACGGTGCGATGAATAAGAGGAGGAACCACTCGGATTCGACCTCGATCGTCAAACCACTCATCAGGAGAGCGGCGACGGTTCCGGCAATGATTTGAATCAAAGCCGTTGGGATGAAACGGATGTAATGTCCGATGACTTGCGTCAATAAAATAAGCGCAAGCATCAATAAAATCAATGATAGTGTTTCCATGGAAGACCCCTTCCTCTATTGTTTCTTTCTACCTATATCCTAACATAGTTTTTTAATCAATCCTGTCCGAGCGCCTTATCGGACCGTTGCACAGCAATCATTTCTT
This region includes:
- a CDS encoding Na+/H+ antiporter, encoding METLSLILLMLALILLTQVIGHYIRFIPTALIQIIAGTVAALLMSGLTIEVESEWFLLLFIAPLLYNDSSHFPREDLWRMRTAIFGNAIILVLLTTIVGGYFINWLIPVIPVAAAFALAAILSPTDPIAVNGIAKRVQIPEQILTLVRGESLINDASGLVAFSYAVAAVVTGYFSLQSATTEFFYMFIVGALIGLTISLAMNFLKVRLRRAGIEDVVFYALLQILTPFIIFFIAEEGFHASGVIAVVTGGILHALIKERTETFFAQEQTLTDNIWTMIAYTLNGIIFLLLGLTLPEATREIFADDAINNWRLMLYVIEIGSFILAIRLVWTMFFNWFDHRFFKKEDRDHRRPSFKQDLITTLVGVRGTITMVGVLSLPFLTESGEAFPERSLIIFLAAGVIIYTLVLATILLPVLNRGEAATPIALDLNAQKQRMIRRAISEIKQVTDEDNAVVAFDLLNEYHVMLRLLRAQEKSQEELNQFNDQLKALRLEAVQWEKEETKRFVAEHKVPDLLKKDVFRSIENRRKAIGKDSRFQIVQPIRKLWWKRKRSNMSSDALIQMTQVEHELYEKVMGTVIERLENCRSSYPPDVVQSVLEFYKRLRFKHTRWSSPIGGKDVDQQKEELCLKAIEVQRLEIANMSKEGDLSNEEEKELRRFIHYIESVVLYEYVE